The following is a genomic window from Bacillota bacterium.
ATTATTCGGTATTACAATTGTCAGGGCCAGCACCGCCAGTACCAATAGAATTACCATCCAGTATGGGTGACCTGTGCGCAAAGGCCCAGCCTCCCCTCTAGCTCTCCACCAGCTCGCGGTATAGTTCTGCTGTACGCTGAGCCATAGCCGCCTGGGAAAATTGTCGCCGTACCAGTTCCTGTCCGGCCCGGCCCATGGCCAGTGCCTGCTCCTCATGCTCCAGCAGTTGCAATACCGCCTGGGCCACTGCCTGCGGCATCCCCGGTGGTACCAGTAGGCCGGTGTGTTTCGGTTGCACCACCTCAGTAATTCCTCCCACTGCCGTGGCCACCAGGGGCTTACCGGCCGCCATGGCCTCCAACAGTACCAACCCCTGGCCCTCCTGGCAAGAAGTAAGCACCGCCACATCCAGCGCCGCCGTTACCGCCGCAATATCGGGCCGATAGCCGAGAAACTTGAACTCCTGGTGTAAATTCAGCTTCTGGGCCAGATCCGTTAACCTTTGCTTGAGCGGACCTGTTCCCACCAGGACAAACATACAATCAGGGCGCTGCTGCTTAATCAAGGCCGCTGCCTGGACAAAATTCTCGGGTGCCTTCTCCGGAACCAGCCGGGCCACCATCCCTACCAGCGGCCGGCTGCCTACCCCTAGCTCCATCCGTACCGCCGCCCCGCTGCAGTTGGAAAACTCCTCCACTGCGATCCCGTTGGGAATAACTCTTATCTGCTCCGGCAGCACACCCTCGTTCACTAGGCCCACAGCCACCGCCTGCGATATGGCAATAATCCGGTCAGTGAGCAGCGTGTTGGCCCAAGTGTTAAGATAACGGCGCCCCTTAGGCACCTCTTTCCTTGCACCTAATCTATGCCGGGTCAATACTATTTTCGGGCTGTGCGCCAGCCGGGCCGCCACCCGCCCAGCCAAACTGGCATGGGTGTGCACCACCTGGTAGTTCTCCCGTGCCAGCAGAGCATAGACCTGGCCCAATACCGGCCAGCTCCAGGAAGCGTCAGCTCCACTCAGCCGATGAGGGTGAAAACCGTGTCGCCTGAGCTCCTGCTCCAGCTCGCCCCCGCCGGGACAGGCCACGCTTACCTCCCATCCTTCT
Proteins encoded in this region:
- the pelF gene encoding GT4 family glycosyltransferase PelF, giving the protein MLHVTSDLQVGGAGRYLLNLLPGLAKEGWEVSVACPGGGELEQELRRHGFHPHRLSGADASWSWPVLGQVYALLARENYQVVHTHASLAGRVAARLAHSPKIVLTRHRLGARKEVPKGRRYLNTWANTLLTDRIIAISQAVAVGLVNEGVLPEQIRVIPNGIAVEEFSNCSGAAVRMELGVGSRPLVGMVARLVPEKAPENFVQAAALIKQQRPDCMFVLVGTGPLKQRLTDLAQKLNLHQEFKFLGYRPDIAAVTAALDVAVLTSCQEGQGLVLLEAMAAGKPLVATAVGGITEVVQPKHTGLLVPPGMPQAVAQAVLQLLEHEEQALAMGRAGQELVRRQFSQAAMAQRTAELYRELVES